The following proteins are encoded in a genomic region of Gimesia algae:
- a CDS encoding GGDEF domain-containing protein, translating to MRNYYTAIQFWSYALLVVCLCPLAVFLGSYMGWPRGAAPLLLLAPPTVLAAVSSPRICYWTITALSVGSCFAETYFRTDIVKGDNNYALSILSAAVLIGLVLLIDVYIGKLKRTLYQIQQQNDELVRQLYESQKESFANLQNTGDADETKPRQPAESRDTPAGEVGVNYPLLLLTLQDIGRRISTNQSNESLIPTVISTAKASLQCEYCQVYLWDSKSRSLKNALPVRARDQLNYRPVPESGVAAWVIEHRQIVMRNDAEQDYRLKRILDDDPHMPDAISPLTVGSDLIGLLVIDKVDVESPTIGRLLYILSNIYALGIKNSQLFKRIEEMASRDGLTGLFNHATFQEKLHELVTQADAQSSQLSIIMSDIDHFKSFNDTYGHQAGDFVLKEVARIWKTVMPEKAIIARYGGEEFIGVLLDHEYSQAMQIAEDLRETMENCPILFEGQQLQVTASFGVTEFKHPATTTNELVRIADENLYKAKEGGRNQVIGLDPNSARKPRI from the coding sequence ATGCGAAACTATTATACAGCCATCCAGTTCTGGTCTTATGCTCTGCTGGTAGTCTGTCTTTGTCCGCTCGCCGTATTTCTGGGTTCGTACATGGGCTGGCCACGGGGAGCGGCGCCATTGCTGCTGCTCGCACCGCCTACGGTCCTCGCTGCGGTCTCATCTCCACGGATCTGTTACTGGACCATCACAGCTCTCTCCGTCGGCTCCTGTTTTGCGGAAACTTACTTCCGCACAGATATCGTTAAGGGCGATAATAACTACGCCCTGAGTATTCTGAGCGCTGCTGTTCTGATTGGCCTCGTGTTATTGATCGACGTTTATATTGGCAAACTAAAAAGAACACTCTATCAGATTCAGCAACAGAACGATGAACTGGTTCGCCAATTATACGAATCTCAGAAAGAATCATTTGCAAATCTGCAGAATACTGGCGACGCTGACGAAACAAAACCCAGACAACCTGCTGAATCCAGAGATACTCCTGCTGGAGAAGTCGGAGTCAACTATCCGCTGCTCCTGCTGACACTTCAGGACATCGGCCGACGTATCTCTACAAATCAGTCGAACGAGTCTCTGATTCCCACGGTCATCAGTACCGCGAAAGCGTCGCTGCAGTGTGAATACTGTCAGGTTTATCTGTGGGACAGTAAATCACGATCTCTGAAAAATGCTCTGCCAGTCCGTGCCCGGGATCAGTTGAATTATCGACCGGTTCCTGAGAGTGGCGTCGCTGCCTGGGTGATTGAACATCGTCAGATTGTCATGCGAAACGATGCTGAGCAGGACTATCGACTCAAACGGATCCTGGACGATGATCCACACATGCCTGATGCGATCTCTCCCTTAACCGTCGGTTCTGATCTGATCGGTCTGCTGGTGATTGATAAAGTGGATGTCGAATCACCTACCATTGGTCGGCTCCTGTATATTCTTTCCAATATCTATGCTCTGGGTATCAAGAATTCCCAGTTGTTTAAGCGGATTGAAGAAATGGCGAGCCGCGATGGTCTGACTGGTTTGTTCAACCATGCCACCTTCCAGGAAAAACTTCACGAGCTGGTCACACAGGCGGATGCCCAGTCAAGTCAACTCAGTATCATCATGAGCGACATTGACCACTTCAAATCATTCAACGACACCTACGGCCATCAGGCTGGTGATTTTGTGTTGAAGGAAGTGGCACGGATCTGGAAAACCGTCATGCCGGAAAAAGCAATTATTGCCCGCTACGGTGGAGAAGAATTCATCGGAGTTCTGCTGGATCATGAATATTCACAAGCCATGCAGATTGCCGAAGATCTGCGCGAAACGATGGAAAACTGTCCGATCCTGTTTGAAGGTCAACAGCTGCAGGTCACTGCCAGTTTCGGCGTCACCGAATTCAAACATCCGGCGACCACCACAAACGAACTGGTTCGTATCGCCGATGAAAATTTATACAAAGCCAAAGAGGGGGGACGAAATCAAGTCATTGGACTCGATCCGAATTCCGCCAGAAAACCCCGTATCTAG
- a CDS encoding STAS domain-containing protein, which translates to MQITTEIFGNVMVAHTPDELTDDTSTEFVNALSAAINDQHYQVVLQMDRSEVLDSAGLEALLDIQDLTREQGGNLKISGLEDPGKKILEITRLDQRIDLFDSVIDAVSSFQ; encoded by the coding sequence ATGCAGATCACAACGGAAATCTTCGGAAATGTCATGGTAGCTCATACACCTGACGAATTGACGGATGACACATCCACCGAATTCGTCAATGCGCTGTCTGCTGCCATTAACGATCAACATTATCAGGTTGTGCTGCAGATGGATCGCAGTGAAGTCCTGGATAGTGCAGGGCTGGAAGCCTTGCTGGATATTCAGGATCTGACCCGCGAACAGGGTGGAAATCTAAAAATCAGTGGCCTGGAAGATCCGGGCAAGAAAATACTGGAAATCACGCGTCTTGATCAGAGAATCGACCTGTTTGACTCGGTGATCGACGCCGTCTCCAGTTTTCAATAG